One window of the Chitinophaga niabensis genome contains the following:
- a CDS encoding NAD(P)H-dependent flavin oxidoreductase, which produces MWYNTKATALLGIDYPILQGPFGGGLSSVELVATVSNMGGLGGYGAYTLEPQEIYEINRQIRAATDKPYNINLWVSDTDAVNGTVTDEQFKQAQQLFKPYFEEAGIPLPGKPASFASRFENQLQVILDIRPKVFSFMFGMLSADVLEQCRKLGIITVGAATTLEEAVALDASGVDMIIASGFEAGGHRPSFLASAETSVTGTFVLLQLIKEKVKVPVIAAGGIANGRGIAAALTLGADAAQIGTAFLACDESNALPVHKQMLFSKAAERTVLSRAFTGRLGRGLSNRISTELSGKEKQFLPFPLQTTFMSPLRKALIEEEKLNMVFFWGGQIAPLLKHTKAKQLMASLIEETGKF; this is translated from the coding sequence ATGTGGTATAATACAAAAGCAACAGCGCTATTGGGGATTGATTATCCCATTTTGCAGGGGCCTTTCGGCGGCGGGCTTTCTTCCGTGGAGCTGGTAGCTACAGTATCAAATATGGGCGGACTGGGAGGTTATGGCGCTTATACTTTGGAACCACAGGAGATCTATGAGATCAACAGGCAGATCAGGGCTGCAACTGATAAACCCTATAACATCAACTTATGGGTATCGGATACTGATGCGGTGAATGGTACGGTTACAGATGAACAATTTAAACAGGCGCAGCAATTATTCAAACCATATTTTGAAGAAGCAGGCATACCCTTACCCGGTAAGCCCGCTTCTTTTGCTTCGCGTTTTGAAAACCAGTTGCAGGTGATCCTGGATATCCGTCCGAAGGTTTTCAGTTTTATGTTTGGAATGTTATCTGCTGATGTACTGGAGCAATGCCGCAAGCTGGGCATCATTACAGTAGGCGCTGCTACTACTTTGGAGGAAGCAGTAGCTTTGGATGCAAGTGGTGTTGATATGATCATTGCTTCCGGTTTTGAAGCAGGCGGGCACAGACCTTCTTTTCTGGCTTCGGCGGAAACTTCCGTCACAGGTACTTTTGTGTTGTTGCAGTTGATCAAAGAAAAAGTAAAAGTACCGGTTATTGCAGCAGGGGGTATTGCCAATGGCCGTGGAATAGCGGCTGCTTTAACTTTAGGAGCAGATGCTGCCCAGATCGGTACGGCCTTCCTGGCCTGTGATGAATCCAACGCCTTGCCTGTTCATAAACAGATGTTATTCTCCAAAGCGGCAGAACGTACGGTTTTATCCAGGGCATTTACCGGGAGGCTGGGCCGTGGTTTAAGCAACCGGATCTCTACGGAGCTATCAGGCAAGGAAAAACAATTCCTGCCTTTCCCTTTACAGACTACTTTTATGTCGCCCTTGCGGAAGGCATTGATAGAGGAGGAGAAATTGAATATGGTGTTTTTCTGGGGAGGACAGATTGCGCCTCTGCTGAAGCATACCAAAGCAAAGCAATTGATGGCATCGTTGATTGAAGAAACGGGGAAGTTTTAA
- a CDS encoding Crp/Fnr family transcriptional regulator, producing MNAEEILKQHIAKTISLTEEQFGYFFSHFTRQSFKKGQALISEGEKVEHEYFVLDGCLKSFYINDDVKMFILQFAMPTWWVSDFNALYSGNPATINVDCITNAEVLSLSNSNREKICREIPGVEYFFRWRTNRGFVALQKRLLSFMNNDAKQRYEQLMQQYPELYNIVPKHLIAAYLGVSRETLSRLNVT from the coding sequence ATGAATGCGGAAGAAATATTAAAACAGCATATCGCTAAAACGATCTCCTTAACAGAGGAGCAGTTCGGTTATTTCTTCTCGCATTTTACCCGGCAGTCTTTCAAAAAAGGCCAGGCCCTCATCTCCGAGGGAGAGAAAGTAGAACACGAGTATTTTGTATTGGATGGATGCCTGAAATCATTTTATATCAATGATGATGTAAAGATGTTCATCCTGCAGTTTGCCATGCCTACCTGGTGGGTCTCCGATTTTAATGCGCTATATAGCGGCAACCCCGCAACGATTAATGTCGACTGTATCACAAATGCCGAAGTACTAAGCCTTTCCAATAGCAACAGGGAAAAGATCTGCCGGGAAATACCTGGCGTAGAGTATTTCTTCCGCTGGCGTACCAACAGGGGATTTGTGGCTTTACAGAAAAGATTGTTATCCTTTATGAATAACGATGCTAAGCAACGTTATGAACAACTCATGCAGCAGTACCCTGAATTATATAACATCGTTCCCAAACACTTAATTGCCGCTTACCTGGGTGTATCCCGGGAAACCCTGAGCCGGCTAAATGTGACATAG
- a CDS encoding Atu2307/SP_0267 family LLM class monooxygenase, translated as MELGISTFGEVKPEGVSGHAAESFLRMQEIIAEGQLADEVGLDVFALGEHHRPDFIISAPEVALGAIAAVTKNIRLSSSVTVLSSADPVRVFQNFATLDLVSGGRAEIMAGRGSFTESFPLFGYSLNDYDTLFAEKLEMLLRINESEIISWKGKFRAPFMQRGIYPRPYQPALPIWLAVGGTPASAKRAGRLNLPMTVAILGGKPAQFVPFINLYRQAALEAGHDVEKLQLGINSQFYVAEDSEQAADEFYPSYEILMNRVGQERGWHPMTREQFEYLRMPDGPLFVGSVKEITEKIIYQHSLFKHTRFLAQIVKGYISHDKVLRAIELFGTQVAPAVRKAIPG; from the coding sequence ATGGAATTAGGTATCAGTACGTTCGGAGAAGTGAAACCTGAGGGCGTTTCAGGTCATGCAGCAGAATCTTTTTTACGGATGCAGGAAATTATCGCGGAAGGCCAGCTGGCGGATGAAGTAGGGCTGGATGTTTTTGCATTGGGGGAACATCATCGCCCGGATTTTATTATCTCAGCGCCGGAAGTGGCGCTGGGCGCTATTGCAGCTGTTACAAAAAACATCCGGCTTTCCAGTTCCGTTACCGTGTTAAGTTCTGCAGACCCTGTGCGTGTGTTCCAGAACTTTGCCACGCTGGACCTTGTTTCCGGGGGGCGTGCAGAGATCATGGCGGGCAGGGGATCTTTTACGGAATCCTTTCCTTTGTTCGGTTACAGCCTGAATGATTATGATACTTTGTTTGCAGAGAAACTGGAGATGTTGCTGCGCATCAACGAAAGTGAGATCATTTCCTGGAAGGGCAAGTTCAGGGCGCCTTTCATGCAGCGGGGTATTTATCCACGGCCTTATCAACCTGCCTTACCCATATGGCTGGCAGTTGGCGGCACACCTGCTTCTGCAAAGCGGGCGGGGAGATTGAACCTGCCCATGACGGTAGCGATACTTGGTGGCAAACCTGCGCAGTTTGTGCCTTTCATCAACCTCTACCGCCAGGCTGCTTTGGAGGCAGGGCATGATGTGGAGAAGTTACAACTGGGCATCAATTCGCAATTTTATGTGGCAGAAGATTCAGAGCAGGCAGCAGATGAATTTTATCCTTCTTATGAGATACTGATGAACAGGGTGGGGCAGGAGAGAGGGTGGCATCCTATGACGCGGGAGCAGTTTGAATACCTGCGGATGCCTGATGGGCCTTTGTTTGTAGGAAGTGTGAAGGAGATCACGGAGAAGATCATCTATCAGCATAGCTTATTCAAACATACCCGTTTCCTCGCACAGATCGTGAAAGGATATATCTCACACGATAAAGTATTACGCGCTATTGAATTGTTTGGAACGCAGGTAGCGCCTGCTGTGAGAAAAGCTATACCAGGTTAA
- a CDS encoding NAD(P)H-dependent oxidoreductase, whose amino-acid sequence MKILIVYAHPESKSMNAAMFHEAIETLKAAGHEVQTTDLYAMQFNPVSDRHNFTSTLDPEFFKQQLEEVHATKVNGFIPGLDAEQQKVEWCDLMIWQFPLWWFSVPAILKGWVDRVFAMGRTYGGGHIYETGIFSGKKALLSLTTGGKEADYLKNGFNGDLLSMLKPLHRGILQFTGFSVLQPQVVYGPARISSAEREEALSGWRSRLQDVFSETPIEVGTY is encoded by the coding sequence ATGAAGATATTAATCGTATACGCACATCCTGAGTCCAAAAGCATGAACGCTGCTATGTTCCATGAGGCGATAGAAACATTGAAAGCAGCAGGGCACGAAGTACAAACAACAGATCTGTATGCCATGCAGTTCAATCCCGTATCAGACAGGCATAATTTCACTAGTACACTTGACCCGGAATTCTTCAAACAGCAACTGGAAGAAGTACATGCTACAAAGGTGAATGGTTTTATTCCCGGCCTGGATGCAGAACAGCAGAAAGTGGAATGGTGCGATCTGATGATCTGGCAATTCCCTTTGTGGTGGTTCAGTGTGCCGGCTATCCTGAAAGGCTGGGTGGACAGGGTATTTGCAATGGGCCGTACCTATGGAGGCGGGCATATTTATGAAACAGGGATCTTTAGTGGTAAAAAGGCATTGCTCTCCCTTACTACCGGTGGAAAAGAAGCGGATTATCTGAAGAACGGGTTTAATGGTGATCTGCTTAGTATGCTGAAACCATTACACAGGGGAATACTTCAGTTCACCGGGTTCTCTGTATTGCAGCCTCAGGTGGTATACGGGCCGGCCAGGATATCTTCGGCAGAAAGGGAGGAAGCATTGAGCGGATGGCGTTCCCGGTTGCAGGATGTATTTAGTGAAACACCTATAGAAGTGGGCACTTATTAA
- a CDS encoding nuclear transport factor 2 family protein, with translation MKTQESIISQLLEKDYFQGIYEGDLDAMNRIFYPNALLFGDVKGQPYAKTYEQYIDAVKSRQSPKDSGKPFKGEILNIKVVNSIAVAEVRVKMFEFHYHEFLSFHKINDNWVIVTKMMSDQN, from the coding sequence ATGAAAACACAAGAAAGCATAATTTCGCAGCTACTGGAGAAAGATTACTTCCAGGGTATTTATGAAGGAGATCTTGATGCAATGAACCGCATATTTTATCCGAATGCTTTACTTTTTGGCGATGTGAAAGGCCAGCCATATGCAAAAACATATGAGCAATACATTGATGCCGTAAAAAGCCGCCAAAGTCCAAAAGATTCAGGTAAACCATTTAAGGGAGAGATCCTGAACATTAAAGTGGTGAACTCTATTGCTGTTGCAGAAGTGAGGGTGAAGATGTTTGAATTCCATTACCATGAGTTCCTGTCGTTTCACAAGATCAATGATAACTGGGTCATCGTTACCAAAATGATGAGTGACCAAAACTAA
- a CDS encoding FecR family protein, with translation MINEEQFISLAARKLAGQATAAELQELEDLLQQHEDLKARYILLQQYFTESTWQSATDTEQALQRTWGKISLQQEEAKSNRWKWIGAAAAVVAGVAIAAVFLWPVRTEEVKLAVLKDTAQWLNRQNGKGTRAVIELGDGSKIWLNADSRISYPEVFGKHSREVYLNGEAFFKVTGNPDRPFIVHLNNGMVKVLGTSFNIRAYDNEPVQTSVSTGKVAFIPRYENQQGSPDTFYITPDEKVIYKPTTHNIVKETTSGEDDRAWTEGRLVFRDVSLEDICLELERTFGKKIEFQSDKVRLYRMTGSFQNNNLQEILYYLTKSKSFSYSITDSTLLIGE, from the coding sequence ATGATAAACGAAGAACAATTCATCTCACTGGCTGCCAGGAAACTGGCAGGGCAAGCCACGGCAGCAGAATTGCAGGAGCTGGAAGACCTTTTGCAACAGCATGAGGACCTGAAAGCGCGTTATATCCTATTACAACAATATTTTACGGAATCTACCTGGCAATCGGCTACGGATACAGAACAGGCCCTTCAACGTACCTGGGGGAAGATCAGTTTACAACAGGAGGAAGCCAAAAGTAACCGCTGGAAGTGGATCGGCGCTGCCGCAGCAGTTGTTGCCGGAGTCGCCATTGCTGCTGTATTCCTTTGGCCGGTACGTACGGAGGAAGTGAAACTGGCAGTATTGAAAGATACGGCGCAATGGCTCAACCGCCAGAATGGAAAAGGCACCAGGGCGGTGATAGAACTGGGAGATGGCAGCAAGATCTGGCTGAATGCGGATAGCCGCATCTCTTATCCTGAAGTATTCGGTAAACACAGCAGGGAAGTATACCTGAACGGGGAAGCATTCTTTAAGGTAACAGGTAATCCTGACCGGCCGTTTATTGTACATCTGAACAATGGTATGGTGAAAGTACTGGGTACTTCATTCAACATACGTGCTTATGATAATGAACCTGTGCAAACTTCTGTGAGCACAGGTAAGGTGGCCTTTATTCCCCGGTACGAAAACCAGCAGGGCAGCCCTGATACTTTTTACATCACACCGGATGAAAAGGTGATCTACAAACCCACTACACATAACATCGTAAAAGAAACCACGTCAGGAGAAGATGACAGGGCCTGGACGGAAGGAAGGCTTGTTTTCAGGGATGTTTCCCTGGAAGACATCTGCCTTGAATTAGAAAGGACATTTGGCAAAAAAATCGAGTTTCAATCAGATAAAGTACGGCTGTACCGGATGACCGGATCATTTCAGAACAACAACTTACAGGAAATACTGTATTACCTGACTAAATCAAAATCTTTTTCATATTCCATTACTGACAGCACCCTGCTGATCGGTGAGTAA
- a CDS encoding winged helix-turn-helix transcriptional regulator, with protein MAKRKLTSTNSINKETLANFCGMIYAVDILGGRWKLIILYKLEKRTMRFNELKKIIPGITDRMLTLHLRELERDGLVERTAYAEVPPRVEYSLSESAMALIPIWQELEHWGLAHKKRALNLV; from the coding sequence ATGGCGAAAAGGAAATTAACATCCACCAATAGTATCAATAAAGAAACGCTTGCCAACTTCTGTGGGATGATCTACGCCGTAGATATACTGGGCGGAAGATGGAAACTGATCATCCTCTATAAACTGGAGAAACGCACCATGCGTTTCAATGAACTGAAAAAGATCATTCCCGGCATTACAGACAGGATGCTCACCCTGCATTTGCGGGAACTGGAAAGGGACGGATTGGTAGAAAGAACAGCCTATGCAGAAGTACCTCCAAGAGTGGAATACAGCCTGTCGGAAAGTGCCATGGCGCTTATTCCCATCTGGCAGGAATTGGAGCACTGGGGGCTTGCACATAAAAAACGCGCCCTTAACCTGGTATAG
- a CDS encoding RNA polymerase sigma-70 factor, giving the protein MADSNTNIRELQLQIARYGNEQAFSGLFRLLYDRLLRFCMQYVYSREAAEEIVSDVFVKIWNRRKELMTISNLEVYLFVAVKNHSLNYLQQYSSLRITPIDTGLSQLSGPADPEKEMEWKEMRLQLDHEVNKLPDQCRKVFKLIKEEGFKYKDVAVILNISSRTVETQLYRAVRRLNEALSPYLPTKKKPPLLILISIIPLFF; this is encoded by the coding sequence ATGGCGGATAGCAACACTAATATCAGGGAGTTGCAACTACAAATTGCACGTTACGGTAATGAACAGGCCTTTTCCGGCTTGTTCAGGCTGTTGTATGACCGCCTGCTCCGGTTCTGCATGCAATACGTCTATTCCCGGGAAGCCGCGGAAGAAATTGTTTCCGATGTGTTCGTAAAGATCTGGAACCGGCGGAAGGAACTGATGACTATCTCCAACCTGGAAGTCTATCTTTTTGTGGCCGTTAAAAACCACTCCCTCAACTACCTGCAGCAATATTCCTCCCTGCGCATTACCCCCATCGATACGGGGCTTTCTCAACTGAGCGGGCCTGCTGATCCTGAAAAAGAAATGGAATGGAAGGAGATGCGCCTGCAGCTGGACCATGAAGTGAACAAACTGCCGGACCAATGCCGGAAGGTATTTAAGCTGATCAAAGAAGAAGGTTTTAAGTATAAAGATGTGGCAGTGATCCTGAACATCTCTTCCAGAACAGTGGAAACCCAGCTGTACCGTGCGGTACGGCGTTTAAATGAAGCGCTTTCTCCCTACCTCCCCACTAAAAAGAAACCGCCTTTATTGATCCTTATTTCCATCATCCCATTATTTTTTTAA
- a CDS encoding tautomerase family protein, giving the protein MPYIKIELTKEGVTRQQKQQLIKGVTDLITAVLNKDPHLTHVVIQEVGLDDWGYAGEQVSVLREQGITADKK; this is encoded by the coding sequence ATGCCATACATTAAAATTGAACTGACGAAGGAAGGGGTTACCCGTCAGCAAAAACAGCAACTTATTAAAGGCGTAACTGATCTGATCACAGCCGTGCTCAACAAAGACCCGCACCTGACCCATGTGGTGATACAGGAAGTAGGACTGGATGATTGGGGTTACGCAGGGGAACAGGTATCCGTATTAAGAGAACAAGGCATTACAGCTGATAAAAAATAA
- a CDS encoding YceI family protein — protein MKKQNFEIAVAESNIDWTGRKVTGSHFGTIAIKEGSLAVNEGKLAGGRFVIDTTSIRILDVTDPATNDQFAGHLASEDFFASAQYPEAVFQITAVNNNHVEGDLTIKGITHPIGFDALVTVAGDTLKAAGKIVVDRTLYGIKFRSGNFFKNLGDTLIYNDFDLNVTLTAKAN, from the coding sequence ATGAAAAAGCAAAACTTTGAAATCGCCGTTGCTGAAAGCAATATCGATTGGACAGGCCGGAAAGTGACCGGTTCACACTTTGGTACCATCGCCATTAAAGAAGGTTCCCTTGCTGTAAATGAAGGTAAACTCGCTGGTGGCAGGTTTGTTATAGACACTACTTCCATCAGGATCCTGGACGTTACTGATCCGGCTACCAATGATCAGTTTGCAGGTCACCTGGCTTCTGAAGATTTCTTCGCCTCCGCCCAATATCCTGAAGCTGTATTCCAGATCACAGCTGTGAATAACAATCACGTAGAGGGAGACCTTACCATTAAAGGTATCACACATCCTATTGGTTTTGATGCACTCGTTACCGTTGCCGGGGATACCCTTAAAGCAGCAGGTAAGATAGTGGTGGACCGTACCCTTTACGGCATTAAGTTCCGTTCCGGCAACTTCTTCAAAAACCTTGGAGATACGTTGATCTATAACGACTTCGACCTGAATGTAACACTCACCGCTAAAGCTAACTAA
- a CDS encoding SRPBCC domain-containing protein — translation MLLEKSILINATPANVWQVFTNPEVTRRMGGEYVSNWKVGSSFGWKGLDGNMYTRGVILQITPNKLLQHHLFNPDEGRSILSTITYELQDKNGSTLLLAKEDPVTSYEDASAGWDAALQAVKELAESL, via the coding sequence ATGCTGTTAGAAAAAAGCATCCTCATCAACGCTACGCCCGCCAATGTCTGGCAGGTATTCACCAACCCGGAAGTAACCCGTAGGATGGGTGGCGAATATGTATCCAACTGGAAAGTGGGCAGCTCCTTTGGATGGAAAGGGTTGGATGGGAACATGTACACGCGGGGTGTTATCCTGCAGATAACACCCAACAAACTGCTGCAGCATCATCTTTTCAATCCGGATGAAGGGCGTTCGATATTGTCCACCATCACCTATGAACTGCAGGATAAGAACGGCAGCACTTTATTGCTTGCCAAAGAAGATCCTGTAACATCATATGAAGATGCTTCAGCAGGATGGGATGCTGCCTTGCAGGCGGTGAAAGAATTAGCGGAAAGCCTTTAA
- a CDS encoding SDR family NAD(P)-dependent oxidoreductase: MKQQTIIITGASSGIGKEVARYFLENGDNVVINSTTAQKLEQVYQELGAGANLAMVVGDISHKETGEELVRIAITRFGSVDVLVNNAGIFETRPFLEVDEAYLDRFLTTNLKGTFFTTQAVIPAMLQQRGGVVINIGTPLVNKAFGGVPITAPMSSKGAIHALTVQLAAEFGRHNIRVNTVAPGTIRTPMHGDNADQTAGLHLVNRVGEVKDVAEMVLAVAKSNFINGAIINVDGGLAAGHNLN, translated from the coding sequence ATGAAACAACAAACCATTATTATAACAGGTGCTTCCTCCGGTATTGGAAAAGAAGTAGCCAGGTACTTCCTGGAGAATGGCGATAACGTAGTGATTAATTCCACCACAGCGCAAAAACTGGAACAGGTTTACCAGGAATTGGGCGCTGGCGCCAACCTCGCGATGGTGGTAGGAGATATCAGCCACAAAGAAACCGGGGAAGAATTGGTGCGCATAGCCATTACGAGATTTGGTTCAGTGGACGTATTAGTGAATAATGCGGGGATCTTTGAAACCAGGCCTTTCCTTGAAGTGGACGAAGCTTACCTGGACCGTTTTCTGACCACTAACCTGAAAGGTACTTTCTTTACCACGCAGGCGGTTATCCCGGCTATGCTGCAACAACGGGGTGGTGTGGTGATCAATATCGGTACACCGCTTGTTAATAAGGCTTTTGGTGGCGTGCCTATTACGGCGCCCATGTCCAGCAAAGGTGCTATTCATGCATTGACCGTTCAGCTGGCGGCTGAATTCGGCAGGCATAATATCAGGGTGAATACGGTTGCTCCCGGTACCATCCGTACACCTATGCATGGTGATAATGCTGATCAAACTGCAGGTTTACATCTCGTGAACAGGGTGGGGGAAGTGAAAGATGTGGCGGAGATGGTGCTGGCCGTTGCTAAAAGTAATTTCATCAATGGCGCGATCATTAATGTAGACGGTGGCCTGGCTGCCGGTCATAATCTTAACTAA